Proteins encoded together in one Staphylococcus aureus window:
- the rocF gene encoding arginase — protein MTKTKAIDIIGAPSTFGQRKLGVDLGPTAIRYAGLISRLKQLDLDVYDKGDIKVPAVNIEKFHSEQKGLRNYDEIIDVNQKLNKEVSASIENNRFPLVLGGDHSIAVGSVSAISKHYNNLGVIWYDAHGDLNIPEESPSGNIHGMPLRILTGEGPKELLELNSNVIKPENIVLIGMRDLDKGERQFIKDHNIKTFTMSDIDKLGIKEVIENTIEYLKSRNVDGVHLSLDVDALDPLETPGTGTRVLGGLSYRESHFALELLHQSHLISSMDLVEVNPLIDSNNHTAEQAVSLVGTFFGETLL, from the coding sequence ATGACAAAGACAAAAGCAATTGATATTATAGGTGCACCATCAACATTTGGACAAAGAAAATTAGGTGTTGATTTAGGACCAACAGCAATTAGATATGCTGGATTAATTTCAAGATTAAAGCAATTAGACCTTGATGTATATGACAAGGGGGATATTAAGGTACCTGCTGTGAACATTGAAAAATTTCATAGTGAACAAAAAGGATTAAGAAATTATGATGAAATTATAGATGTTAATCAAAAATTAAATAAAGAGGTTTCAGCATCAATTGAAAATAACAGATTTCCTCTAGTTCTTGGTGGAGATCATTCTATTGCGGTAGGTTCAGTATCAGCAATAAGTAAACATTATAATAATTTAGGTGTTATTTGGTATGATGCACATGGTGATTTAAATATACCTGAAGAGTCACCAAGTGGAAATATTCATGGTATGCCTCTAAGGATTTTGACAGGCGAAGGTCCCAAAGAACTTTTAGAATTAAATAGTAATGTAATCAAGCCAGAAAACATCGTACTAATTGGTATGAGAGATTTAGATAAAGGTGAAAGACAATTTATCAAAGATCATAATATTAAAACATTTACTATGTCAGATATTGATAAATTGGGGATAAAGGAAGTAATTGAAAATACAATAGAATATTTGAAGTCACGCAATGTTGATGGCGTTCATTTATCTTTAGATGTTGATGCTTTAGATCCGCTTGAAACGCCAGGCACTGGTACTAGAGTTTTGGGTGGTCTTAGTTATAGAGAAAGCCATTTTGCATTGGAATTACTGCATCAATCACATTTAATTTCCTCAATGGATTTAGTTGAAGTAAATCCATTGATTGACAGTAATAATCATACTGCTGAACAAGCGGTTTCATTAGTTGGAACATTTTTTGGTGAAACTTTATTATAA
- a CDS encoding Mrp/NBP35 family ATP-binding protein, whose translation MLTVDQVKELVGEIKDPIIDVPLKETEGIVEVSIKEEKEHVSVKLAMAQLGGAPQLDLQMAVVNALKENGAKTVGIRFETLPEEKVNQFKPKEENKPKTIEGLLSQNNPVEFIAIASGKGGVGKSTVAVNLAVALAREGKKVGLVDADIYGFSVPDMMGIDEKPGIKGKEVIPVERHGVKVISMAFFVEENAPVIWRGPMLGKMLTNFFTEVKWGDIEYLILDLPPGTGDVALDVHTMLPSSKEIIVTTPHPTAAFVAARAGAMAKHTDHSILGVIENMSYFESKETGNKEYVFGKGGGTKLADELNTQLLGELPLEQPSWNPKDFAPSIYQSDDRLGKIYSSIAQKVIAATNK comes from the coding sequence TTGTTAACGGTAGATCAAGTGAAAGAATTGGTAGGAGAAATTAAAGATCCTATTATAGATGTGCCTTTAAAAGAAACAGAAGGTATTGTTGAAGTTTCTATTAAGGAAGAAAAAGAACATGTGAGTGTTAAATTAGCAATGGCACAATTAGGTGGTGCACCGCAATTAGATTTACAGATGGCTGTTGTTAATGCATTAAAAGAAAACGGTGCGAAAACGGTCGGTATACGATTTGAAACATTGCCGGAAGAAAAAGTAAATCAATTTAAACCAAAAGAAGAAAATAAACCTAAAACGATAGAAGGCCTATTATCTCAAAATAATCCAGTCGAATTTATTGCAATAGCCTCCGGTAAAGGTGGTGTCGGTAAATCTACTGTTGCAGTAAATTTAGCCGTTGCCTTAGCTCGTGAAGGGAAAAAAGTCGGATTAGTAGATGCCGATATATATGGATTTAGTGTACCAGATATGATGGGTATTGATGAAAAGCCTGGAATTAAAGGGAAGGAAGTAATTCCAGTTGAACGTCATGGCGTTAAAGTTATATCAATGGCCTTTTTTGTGGAAGAAAATGCGCCAGTTATATGGAGAGGGCCAATGTTAGGTAAAATGTTGACGAATTTCTTTACAGAAGTTAAATGGGGAGACATTGAATATTTAATACTCGATCTTCCACCTGGAACAGGAGATGTAGCTTTAGATGTTCATACGATGTTACCTTCAAGTAAGGAAATTATTGTAACGACACCTCATCCTACAGCAGCATTTGTTGCAGCTCGCGCAGGTGCGATGGCAAAACATACGGATCATTCTATTCTTGGCGTAATTGAAAACATGAGTTATTTTGAAAGTAAAGAGACGGGTAATAAAGAATATGTCTTTGGCAAAGGTGGCGGTACTAAGTTAGCTGATGAACTTAATACTCAATTACTTGGGGAATTACCTTTAGAGCAACCATCTTGGAATCCAAAAGATTTTGCACCGTCAATATATCAATCAGATGATCGTCTAGGTAAAATTTATAGCTCGATTGCACAAAAAGTTATAGCTGCTACAAATAAATAG
- the lmrS gene encoding multidrug efflux MFS transporter LmrS: protein MAKVELTTRRRNFIVAVMLISAFVAILNQTLLNTALPSIMRELNINESTSQWLVTGFMLVNGVMIPLTAYLMDRIKTRPLYLAAMGTFLLGSIVAALAPNFGVLMLARVIQAMGAGVLMPLMQFTLFTLFSKEHRGFAMGLAGLVIQFAPAIGPTVTGLIIDQASWRVPFIIIVGIAILAFVFGLVSISSYNEVKYTKLDKRSVMYSTIGFGLMLYAFSSAGDLGFTSPIVIGALILSMVIIYLFIRRQFNITNALLNLRVFKNRTFALCTISSMIIMMSMVGPALLIPLYVQNSLSLSALLSGLVIMPGAIINGIMSVFTGKFYDKYGPRPLIYTGFTILTITTIMLCFLHTDTSYTYLIVVYAIRMFSVSLLMMPINTTGINSLRNEEISHGTAIMNFGRVMAGSLGTALMVTLMSFGAKIFLSTSPSHLTATEIKQQSIAIGVDISFAFVAVLVMAAYVIALFIREPKEIESNRRKF from the coding sequence ATGGCTAAAGTTGAATTAACAACCCGGAGACGAAACTTCATAGTTGCTGTTATGTTGATTAGTGCGTTTGTAGCTATTTTAAATCAAACATTATTAAATACAGCGTTACCTAGTATAATGAGAGAATTAAATATCAATGAAAGTACATCGCAATGGCTAGTTACTGGGTTTATGCTTGTTAATGGCGTCATGATACCTCTGACGGCATATCTAATGGATAGAATTAAAACTAGACCTTTATACTTAGCGGCGATGGGGACATTTTTATTAGGTTCTATTGTTGCAGCCTTAGCTCCGAATTTTGGAGTTTTAATGTTAGCTCGTGTAATTCAAGCGATGGGTGCAGGCGTACTTATGCCCTTAATGCAATTTACGTTATTTACATTGTTCAGTAAAGAACATCGAGGTTTTGCAATGGGACTAGCAGGTTTAGTAATTCAATTTGCACCAGCAATAGGACCTACAGTTACAGGATTAATTATTGATCAAGCGAGTTGGCGAGTTCCATTTATTATAATTGTAGGAATTGCTATACTTGCCTTTGTTTTCGGTTTGGTTTCAATCTCGAGTTACAATGAAGTGAAATATACGAAATTAGATAAGCGTTCAGTAATGTATTCAACTATTGGGTTCGGGTTAATGCTATACGCATTTAGTAGTGCAGGAGATTTAGGATTTACAAGTCCAATAGTAATAGGTGCGTTGATATTAAGTATGGTTATTATCTATTTATTTATACGTAGACAATTTAATATTACTAATGCACTTTTAAATTTAAGGGTTTTTAAAAATAGAACATTTGCATTATGTACGATTAGTTCAATGATTATAATGATGTCAATGGTTGGACCTGCGCTGCTTATACCGCTATATGTTCAAAACAGTTTATCTTTATCTGCCTTGTTATCAGGACTTGTTATCATGCCTGGTGCAATAATAAATGGTATTATGTCAGTTTTTACAGGTAAATTTTATGATAAGTATGGTCCTAGACCATTGATTTATACTGGTTTTACAATTTTAACAATTACTACAATTATGTTGTGTTTCTTGCATACAGACACATCTTATACGTATTTAATAGTCGTATATGCAATTAGAATGTTTTCAGTTTCTTTACTCATGATGCCGATAAATACTACAGGAATTAATTCTTTGAGAAATGAAGAAATCTCACATGGCACGGCTATTATGAACTTTGGTCGTGTAATGGCTGGTTCACTAGGCACAGCTTTAATGGTTACATTAATGAGTTTTGGTGCAAAAATATTTTTATCTACATCGCCATCGCATTTAACTGCAACTGAAATTAAACAGCAATCCATTGCTATAGGGGTGGATATCTCATTTGCTTTTGTAGCTGTGCTTGTTATGGCAGCTTATGTGATAGCACTTTTTATAAGAGAACCTAAAGAAATAGAAAGTAATAGAAGGAAATTTTAA
- the sepA gene encoding multidrug efflux transporter SepA — protein sequence MIVNYLKHKFYNLLTTMIVLFIFVLSGAIFLTFLGFGLYGLSRILIYFRLGDFTYNRSMYDNLLYYGSYIIFGYFIIFAVEHLMDYFRKMLPENAYFRGATFHLISYTVATTLFYFIIHLNYVYINIDFWVIMVIIGFLYVCKLQFYPESKNLNNRK from the coding sequence ATGATTGTGAATTATCTTAAACATAAGTTTTATAACTTGTTAACTACAATGATTGTTCTCTTTATTTTTGTACTTTCTGGTGCGATTTTTTTAACATTTCTAGGGTTTGGTTTATATGGATTAAGTAGAATACTTATTTATTTTAGGTTGGGTGACTTTACATATAATAGAAGTATGTACGATAACCTATTATATTATGGCAGTTATATAATCTTTGGGTACTTCATCATATTTGCAGTCGAGCATTTAATGGATTATTTTAGAAAAATGTTGCCTGAAAATGCATATTTTAGAGGCGCGACTTTTCATTTGATTTCTTACACAGTTGCAACAACGTTATTTTATTTTATTATTCATCTGAACTATGTGTATATCAATATCGATTTTTGGGTCATCATGGTTATTATAGGGTTCTTATATGTTTGTAAGCTTCAATTTTACCCTGAAAGTAAAAATTTAAATAATAGAAAATAG
- the sdrM gene encoding multidrug efflux MFS transporter SdrM has product MRLKSIITVIALILIMFMSAIESSIISLALPTIKQDLNAGNLISLIFTAYFIALVIANPIVGELLSRFKIIYVAIAGLLLFSIGSFMCGLSTNFTMLIISRVIQGFGSGVLMSLSQIVPKLAFEIPLRYKIMGIVGSVWGISSIIGPLLGGGILEFATWHWLFYINIPIAIIAIILVIWTFHFPEEETVAKSKFDTKGLTLFYVFIGLIMFALLNQQLLLLNFLSFILAIVVAMCLFKVEKHVSSPFLPVVEFNRSITLVFITDLLTAICLMGFNLYIPVYLQEQLGLSPLQSGLVIFPLSVAWITLNFNLHRIEAKLSRKVIYLLSFTLLLVSSIIISFGIKLPVLIAFVLILAGLSFGYIYTKDSVIVQEETSPLQMKKMMSFYGLTKNLGASIGSTIMGYLYAIQSGIFGPNLHNVLSAVAVISIGLIVLWVVFFKEQSSQSKE; this is encoded by the coding sequence ATGCGATTAAAGTCAATCATAACTGTTATAGCTTTAATATTAATTATGTTTATGTCAGCGATTGAATCATCTATTATTTCGCTTGCATTACCTACAATTAAACAAGATTTAAATGCAGGAAATTTAATTTCATTAATTTTCACAGCGTATTTTATCGCATTAGTAATTGCCAATCCTATAGTGGGCGAATTACTTTCGAGATTTAAAATTATTTATGTGGCAATTGCAGGATTACTTTTATTTAGTATAGGTAGTTTTATGTGTGGTTTAAGTACTAATTTTACTATGCTAATTATATCACGCGTGATACAAGGTTTTGGATCAGGTGTATTGATGTCATTATCGCAAATTGTTCCAAAGTTAGCATTTGAAATTCCGTTACGATATAAAATTATGGGCATAGTTGGCAGTGTTTGGGGTATTTCGAGTATCATTGGGCCACTTCTAGGTGGTGGTATATTAGAATTTGCAACATGGCATTGGTTATTCTACATAAATATACCGATTGCGATCATTGCCATTATATTAGTTATATGGACATTTCATTTTCCAGAGGAAGAAACAGTTGCTAAATCAAAATTTGATACTAAAGGGCTCACGCTATTTTATGTATTTATTGGATTGATTATGTTTGCTTTATTAAACCAACAGCTGTTACTTTTAAATTTCTTGAGTTTTATCTTAGCTATCGTTGTGGCAATGTGTTTATTTAAAGTAGAAAAACATGTTTCTTCACCATTTTTACCTGTGGTTGAATTTAATCGTTCGATTACTTTAGTTTTTATAACTGACCTTCTAACAGCTATTTGTTTAATGGGATTCAATTTATATATTCCAGTCTACCTTCAAGAACAACTAGGATTATCTCCATTGCAAAGTGGATTGGTTATTTTTCCTTTATCTGTAGCTTGGATTACATTGAATTTTAATTTACATCGAATTGAAGCAAAACTATCAAGGAAAGTTATTTACTTACTATCATTTACATTGCTACTAGTAAGTAGTATTATCATTTCATTTGGTATTAAATTGCCGGTACTTATAGCATTTGTGTTAATTTTGGCAGGATTAAGTTTTGGATATATTTATACGAAAGATAGTGTGATTGTCCAAGAGGAAACTAGCCCATTACAAATGAAGAAAATGATGTCATTTTATGGATTAACTAAAAATCTTGGGGCATCAATAGGTTCAACAATAATGGGATATCTTTATGCGATACAATCAGGAATCTTTGGTCCAAACTTACACAATGTGTTAAGTGCTGTTGCTGTAATTAGCATTGGGCTTATTGTTTTATGGGTCGTATTTTTTAAAGAACAGTCATCTCAATCAAAAGAATAG
- a CDS encoding hemolysin III family protein, whose product MSKSTKKSNDTIVETFKDIIPLSFGEEIGNAASHGVAALLTLLVLPYAAVHSYIAHGTLASVSMSIYVISIFMMFISSTIYHSMQNETPHKYILRIIDHSMIYVAISGTYTPILLTVVGGWIGWTVFILLWGTTLWGILYKSIAVKVNQKLSLIVYLVMGWVGIILLPIIFIRTSWIFILFIFLGGVSYTIGAWFYAQKNRPYFHMIWHIFIVIASLLHLIAILYFM is encoded by the coding sequence ATGTCCAAATCAACTAAAAAAAGTAATGACACAATCGTAGAAACATTTAAGGATATCATCCCTTTATCATTTGGAGAAGAAATTGGTAATGCGGCATCTCATGGTGTTGCAGCTTTGTTAACATTATTAGTGTTACCCTATGCGGCTGTGCACAGTTATATTGCACATGGTACGCTTGCGTCTGTGAGTATGTCTATTTATGTTATTTCTATCTTTATGATGTTTATTTCATCTACTATTTATCATTCTATGCAAAATGAAACACCTCATAAATATATTTTAAGGATTATCGATCACAGTATGATTTACGTAGCAATTTCTGGTACATATACGCCTATTTTGTTAACAGTTGTAGGTGGTTGGATAGGTTGGACAGTATTTATTTTATTATGGGGAACGACACTTTGGGGGATTTTATATAAATCCATAGCTGTCAAAGTTAACCAAAAGTTAAGCTTAATTGTCTATTTAGTGATGGGCTGGGTAGGTATTATCTTGTTACCAATTATTTTTATTCGCACATCATGGATATTCATATTATTCATTTTCTTAGGTGGTGTGTCTTATACAATTGGTGCATGGTTTTATGCACAAAAGAATAGACCATATTTTCATATGATTTGGCATATTTTTATTGTAATAGCATCACTATTGCATTTAATTGCAATCTTATATTTTATGTAG